One Aneurinibacillus migulanus genomic region harbors:
- a CDS encoding integrase core domain-containing protein, with protein MTGLVVHSDQGFQYTSHAYHDMLPKVGAQISMSRRGNCLDNTSMESFFSHLKTEGLYPYHIRSLAEAQSRIEKYIRFYNRRRPQRKLNKLTPVEYWRQFAA; from the coding sequence GTGACTGGGCTAGTCGTTCACAGCGACCAGGGGTTCCAGTACACGTCTCATGCTTACCACGACATGCTGCCAAAGGTTGGCGCCCAAATCAGCATGTCTCGTCGGGGCAATTGCCTGGACAACACCTCTATGGAGAGCTTCTTCTCCCATCTTAAAACGGAAGGGCTCTACCCTTATCATATCCGAAGTTTGGCAGAGGCACAAAGCCGAATCGAAAAATACATACGATTTTATAACCGAAGACGACCACAGCGTAAATTAAATAAACTGACGCCGGTAGAGTACTGGCGCCAGTTTGCAGCCTAG
- a CDS encoding DUF6612 family protein, whose product MLKKVVIAGVLSIGLILSGCGQKGDQTTAGKDKLNAEQVLSEVGKASEKLKNYEMTAKMDMEMESNGQTMKMPSNITSQIQLDPLLVHQKMDTENNGTPVNLEMYVTKDETYVNSQNQWIKMKNDGTAELIKATENMNPSKKIEQMKKFAKDLSLTEDKDNYEIKFSGKGDSVKDFAKEMMVENLEAKQAEALKQQFDKMKIDEISFGYTVDKKTFYPTKVSLNLNMAIEENGQTAKIKMKMDSTSSKFNELKDLSIPEDVKKNAKEVDPNKVAG is encoded by the coding sequence ATGTTAAAAAAGGTAGTTATAGCGGGGGTACTTTCAATCGGGTTAATCTTGTCCGGGTGCGGTCAGAAAGGCGACCAAACCACGGCTGGGAAAGATAAGTTAAACGCCGAACAAGTCCTTTCTGAAGTTGGAAAAGCATCAGAGAAACTGAAAAACTATGAAATGACCGCAAAAATGGACATGGAAATGGAATCTAATGGGCAAACGATGAAAATGCCATCTAACATTACATCACAAATACAATTAGATCCATTACTTGTTCATCAAAAAATGGATACTGAAAATAATGGAACACCAGTAAACCTTGAAATGTATGTAACGAAAGACGAAACATATGTAAATTCACAAAATCAATGGATTAAGATGAAAAATGATGGTACGGCCGAGTTAATAAAGGCGACCGAAAACATGAATCCTAGCAAAAAAATTGAACAAATGAAAAAATTTGCAAAGGACCTCTCATTAACTGAGGATAAGGACAATTATGAAATTAAATTCTCCGGCAAGGGGGATTCGGTTAAAGATTTCGCAAAAGAAATGATGGTAGAGAACTTAGAAGCGAAGCAAGCGGAAGCGTTAAAACAGCAATTCGACAAAATGAAAATCGACGAAATTTCATTCGGATATACGGTTGATAAGAAGACTTTTTATCCAACAAAGGTTTCATTAAATCTTAACATGGCGATCGAAGAAAATGGCCAAACGGCTAAAATAAAGATGAAAATGGACAGCACATCGAGCAAGTTTAACGAGTTGAAAGACCTTTCGATTCCGGAGGATGTAAAGAAGAATGCGAAGGAAGTAGACCCGAACAAAGTAGCAGGATAA
- a CDS encoding PepSY-associated TM helix domain-containing protein, translated as MNVKKVLRAFHLWLSLIAGLLICVIGITGSLLVFQDELSPVIYSDYYKVTPGKKISYEQAYQTVLSAHPKAEVQRIYMEDSSAAQGVYKFRIKENKHTKEIFIDPGTGQLSGELNEHSFFNWTFDLHETLLLKDYNGKEIVAIIGIFLFFITVSGIFLWWPGIKKWVQGFKIRRGKNLYVSNYDIHKVFGIFSVPFLLVVSLTGILFTFDKEIFGFFGANAKIAPPKEMLVSQPLPQGKMPIDRLVEIAKKEIPDGTVTQIRMPAKPKAGKKEGAVELRMSHGYDPSQRGAGNVRVWLDSYSGKVIEKYDATINPRLTYQTWLFPLHTGLFGGAFTKVLYVIGGLMPTLLMATGTYMWLYKSRKKKESAKRQVRSVA; from the coding sequence ATGAACGTTAAAAAAGTATTACGTGCTTTCCATCTATGGTTAAGTTTAATTGCCGGTTTATTAATTTGTGTTATTGGAATTACCGGCAGCCTCTTAGTATTCCAGGATGAACTTAGCCCGGTTATTTATTCGGACTATTATAAGGTAACACCTGGCAAGAAAATATCTTATGAGCAAGCGTATCAAACAGTCCTCTCTGCTCATCCGAAGGCTGAAGTACAGCGAATTTATATGGAAGATTCGTCCGCTGCACAGGGCGTATACAAATTTAGAATAAAGGAAAACAAACATACAAAAGAAATTTTTATTGATCCGGGTACAGGGCAACTATCCGGGGAATTAAATGAACATAGTTTCTTTAACTGGACTTTTGATTTGCATGAAACGTTATTGCTTAAAGATTATAATGGTAAAGAAATTGTAGCCATCATTGGAATCTTTCTATTCTTTATCACTGTTTCCGGTATTTTCTTATGGTGGCCGGGGATTAAAAAATGGGTACAAGGATTTAAAATTAGACGTGGAAAGAATTTGTATGTATCCAACTATGATATACATAAAGTTTTTGGTATTTTTTCCGTTCCATTTCTACTCGTCGTTTCATTAACCGGGATTTTGTTTACATTTGATAAAGAAATTTTTGGTTTTTTCGGAGCTAATGCAAAAATAGCTCCACCAAAGGAAATGTTAGTCTCACAACCATTACCACAGGGAAAAATGCCGATTGATCGCCTTGTAGAAATCGCAAAAAAAGAAATTCCTGATGGAACGGTTACACAAATAAGAATGCCAGCCAAGCCTAAAGCGGGGAAAAAAGAAGGAGCAGTGGAACTACGCATGTCTCACGGTTACGATCCTTCGCAGCGCGGTGCCGGTAATGTCAGAGTGTGGCTTGATAGCTACAGCGGCAAAGTGATAGAGAAATATGATGCGACCATTAACCCGCGTTTGACCTATCAAACGTGGCTCTTCCCGCTTCATACCGGTCTATTTGGCGGAGCATTCACAAAAGTTTTATATGTGATTGGTGGACTTATGCCAACATTATTAATGGCAACCGGTACATATATGTGGCTATATAAATCGCGCAAGAAAAAAGAATCCGCCAAACGTCAAGTTCGTTCTGTAGCTTAA
- a CDS encoding YcdB/YcdC domain-containing protein, with translation MKRTLPLTALFLSSSLILTPSVLAEEVESGATQATSTQTVKVTETTEALTPIPPAIQKTMDRLFTLQPELKKLNIITSGSREGSQLFLVGLSDRPEEEIEKEDMSAYLEFDRNTGDLLSFNIQATAWVSEKLPSRQLAQDTAERFLTEWFGTEGRKQFGKSTRYSDSSSAVRNEDGSIVSWRTRSVEFPLLLNGIPIENKGVRLDVDSFGHITNYSYDLVDVDTTKIPKPDTALPIEEVIKNMTTADSISLNYVKERPRKDSEDTKTKRVLRYDLDNSGYIHAQTGKKVLNTGLKPTETKTVLHPKGQTLVARSEEEVKQLLAKLFDINSATGTVRIDQPIDFPWEKESPYLYYQFYTEDGQVSAYMRTDKKTGQVYSASLLANEEQKKQAARITKEQAFTVARDFLETYADSSTTELELQQEIFEEPEIPSWVDKSKLPEMTDDLKGKYQFDFTKLHQGIPVRDHNYQVDIDKQTGRVVAFSLSASSEKTELPDSRNIVTKEEALATLIKHKTPLELKYIWPWYLDQQAPAPFLIYAWDHSDGFGYVDAITGEYIKEPIEEDE, from the coding sequence ATGAAGCGTACACTACCATTAACCGCTCTATTCCTTTCATCTTCACTTATACTTACTCCATCCGTGTTAGCTGAAGAAGTGGAATCAGGAGCTACTCAGGCCACATCTACACAAACAGTCAAGGTAACAGAAACAACAGAAGCATTAACTCCAATTCCACCTGCTATACAAAAAACGATGGACAGGCTGTTTACTCTTCAGCCAGAATTGAAGAAATTGAATATTATTACAAGCGGAAGTCGGGAGGGTAGTCAGCTTTTTCTGGTAGGTCTTAGCGATAGACCAGAAGAAGAAATCGAGAAAGAAGATATGAGTGCTTATTTGGAATTCGATAGAAATACTGGAGATTTACTTTCGTTTAATATACAAGCTACAGCATGGGTATCCGAAAAATTGCCTTCTCGTCAGCTAGCACAGGATACAGCTGAACGTTTCCTTACGGAATGGTTTGGTACAGAGGGCAGAAAGCAATTCGGTAAGTCGACTAGATATAGCGATTCCAGTTCTGCAGTTCGTAATGAAGACGGATCGATAGTATCCTGGCGCACACGTTCAGTGGAATTCCCGCTCCTTCTTAACGGTATACCTATAGAGAACAAAGGAGTACGCTTGGATGTCGATTCATTTGGTCATATTACAAACTATTCATATGACCTCGTCGATGTAGATACGACTAAGATACCAAAGCCGGATACCGCATTACCAATTGAAGAAGTTATAAAGAACATGACCACCGCAGATAGCATCAGCCTAAATTATGTAAAAGAGCGACCAAGGAAAGATTCAGAAGATACAAAAACAAAACGAGTCTTACGCTACGATCTAGACAACTCCGGATATATCCATGCGCAAACGGGTAAAAAAGTACTTAATACTGGGCTAAAACCAACAGAAACTAAAACCGTGCTTCACCCGAAAGGACAAACGCTTGTTGCACGTTCCGAGGAAGAAGTAAAACAGCTTCTTGCCAAGTTATTTGATATTAATAGTGCTACAGGAACGGTACGTATTGATCAGCCTATCGATTTTCCATGGGAAAAAGAAAGCCCCTATTTGTACTATCAATTTTACACAGAAGATGGTCAAGTATCCGCTTATATGAGGACGGATAAAAAAACAGGGCAAGTATACAGTGCCAGCTTACTTGCAAATGAGGAGCAAAAAAAGCAAGCAGCAAGGATAACAAAAGAACAAGCATTTACTGTGGCCCGTGATTTCTTGGAGACATATGCCGATTCAAGTACAACGGAATTGGAATTACAGCAGGAGATCTTTGAAGAGCCAGAGATTCCGTCATGGGTAGATAAGAGTAAATTACCAGAAATGACCGATGATCTGAAGGGTAAATATCAATTTGATTTCACCAAACTCCATCAGGGAATTCCTGTACGAGATCACAATTATCAAGTAGACATAGATAAACAGACAGGAAGGGTTGTTGCTTTCTCTCTTTCTGCCTCATCAGAAAAAACAGAACTCCCAGATTCGCGAAATATTGTGACAAAAGAGGAAGCACTTGCAACATTGATTAAGCATAAAACACCACTGGAGTTAAAATATATATGGCCATGGTATTTAGATCAACAAGCTCCAGCACCGTTTCTTATATATGCATGGGATCACTCGGACGGATTTGGTTATGTAGATGCTATAACGGGCGAATATATTAAGGAACCTATTGAAGAAGACGAATAA
- a CDS encoding DUF2651 family protein: MMRNMEFLLVLFICPIIVIVASIIGIFLFKKWFVIPLLTFIVFTILTFTIFNESFFIWVVVYTILSIIVSLMMKFIWTL, translated from the coding sequence ATGATGAGAAATATGGAATTTCTTTTGGTATTATTTATTTGTCCTATTATTGTTATTGTAGCTTCAATTATTGGAATCTTTTTGTTTAAAAAATGGTTTGTAATACCCTTATTAACATTCATTGTATTTACCATCTTAACTTTCACTATTTTCAATGAATCTTTCTTTATTTGGGTAGTAGTCTATACAATACTTTCTATTATTGTCAGTTTGATGATGAAATTTATTTGGACACTCTGA
- a CDS encoding GNAT family N-acetyltransferase: MAGDDTRIDFVIVRHEDDEPVGEVVLNEISNRNANIRIALFDTQYFNKGYGTEAMQLMLNFGFGNLQLHRIELGVYNHNEHGIHVYKKLGFKKEGVLRDYLFYNHRYYDLILMSILEDEYRELYLNGRFTKQK, from the coding sequence ATGGCAGGGGATGACACCCGCATTGATTTTGTCATTGTGCGTCATGAAGATGATGAACCGGTTGGAGAAGTAGTATTAAATGAAATCAGTAATCGAAATGCTAACATTCGAATTGCGCTTTTTGACACTCAGTATTTTAATAAAGGCTATGGAACGGAAGCTATGCAGCTAATGTTAAATTTTGGTTTTGGAAATCTTCAATTACATAGAATTGAGCTTGGAGTTTATAATCATAATGAACACGGAATCCATGTTTATAAAAAACTTGGATTTAAAAAAGAGGGTGTTTTAAGAGATTATCTATTCTATAACCACCGTTATTATGACTTAATTTTAATGAGTATATTAGAAGATGAATACAGAGAACTATATCTAAACGGAAGGTTTACAAAACAAAAATGA
- a CDS encoding GNAT family N-acetyltransferase — protein sequence MGYIQVIKNNIENEHICCALGAKQYEQAVNEKKRWLTERMDEGLVFYRLNERAKVFIEYLPAEMAWVPIQAPNYMYINCIWVSGRYKNKGYAKQLLDNCKEDAMARGMDGIVHIVGKKKYPYLSDKRFFEHMGFELVDEAEPYFQLVALKWNDRSAVPSFKKKMKNSSVKEKGIAIYYTAQCPFAVGILEELGKMAENKGVIFKAHKLITKEEAQSAPTIWTTFGLFYDGEFITHEMMSSNKFEKLLTKLLEEE from the coding sequence TTGGGATACATTCAAGTAATAAAAAATAACATCGAAAATGAGCACATATGTTGTGCTTTGGGTGCAAAACAATATGAGCAGGCAGTAAACGAGAAGAAGAGATGGTTGACGGAGCGAATGGACGAAGGATTAGTATTTTATCGCTTAAATGAACGTGCAAAAGTATTTATTGAATATTTACCTGCTGAGATGGCATGGGTTCCTATTCAAGCACCTAATTATATGTATATTAATTGTATATGGGTTTCTGGAAGATATAAAAATAAGGGATATGCAAAACAATTGTTAGATAATTGCAAGGAAGATGCGATGGCTCGTGGGATGGATGGGATTGTACATATTGTCGGGAAGAAAAAGTATCCTTATTTAAGTGATAAACGTTTCTTTGAACATATGGGATTTGAGTTAGTAGATGAGGCAGAACCTTATTTTCAATTAGTTGCATTAAAGTGGAATGACCGATCTGCTGTACCTTCATTTAAAAAAAAGATGAAAAATTCTTCAGTTAAGGAAAAAGGCATAGCAATTTATTATACAGCTCAATGTCCTTTTGCTGTTGGTATTTTGGAAGAATTAGGAAAAATGGCAGAAAATAAGGGGGTCATCTTTAAGGCTCATAAGTTAATAACGAAAGAAGAAGCACAAAGTGCCCCTACTATTTGGACCACTTTTGGTTTGTTCTATGACGGAGAGTTTATTACACACGAAATGATGAGTTCAAACAAATTTGAAAAATTATTAACAAAGCTATTAGAAGAAGAGTAA
- a CDS encoding GNAT family N-acetyltransferase, protein MEFRQFQNLQSPYRQPIYDLIQAHLKDIPPYLVPSNDEIATILQNPLHLVDLHLESVEFRQAIFVGVENEVPVAAAQLLFPVQDRTAWLPWIVGKSSAGDELQLFVEQLKNAAAHEGYDVIETVKQPFGVGWEGIGDVWPHLLHTITAGGFTAIEKWQSFWAEGISEVALPGDISYKSRYSDKEREYDLYLYDGKNQIGEIAIWLPGTRSVSLVEAGIADIEYIEIEEAFRGKRLGQAILSIAQTELRKHGIHRFMLWTEPDNDAMQKLAIRSGFQQGPLFHWMRAELT, encoded by the coding sequence ATGGAGTTCCGACAGTTTCAAAATCTTCAATCGCCCTATAGGCAACCTATATATGATTTGATTCAAGCTCATTTGAAAGACATTCCACCTTATCTTGTACCATCAAATGATGAAATCGCTACTATTCTACAAAATCCGTTACATCTTGTTGACTTGCATTTAGAGTCAGTAGAATTCCGTCAAGCTATCTTTGTGGGTGTGGAGAACGAAGTTCCGGTCGCTGCGGCGCAGCTCCTTTTTCCAGTACAAGATCGAACGGCCTGGCTACCATGGATTGTCGGCAAGTCCTCAGCAGGTGATGAATTGCAACTGTTTGTGGAACAGTTAAAAAATGCTGCAGCCCATGAAGGATACGATGTAATCGAGACAGTGAAACAGCCTTTTGGTGTCGGATGGGAAGGTATTGGAGATGTGTGGCCCCATTTGCTGCATACTATAACAGCCGGCGGTTTTACCGCTATAGAGAAATGGCAATCGTTCTGGGCTGAAGGCATTTCTGAGGTCGCTCTTCCAGGTGATATTTCTTACAAGAGCCGTTACTCGGATAAGGAGCGGGAATATGATCTCTATTTGTATGACGGCAAGAATCAGATTGGCGAAATAGCTATATGGTTGCCTGGCACCCGATCCGTATCGCTTGTCGAAGCGGGCATAGCTGATATTGAATATATCGAGATTGAAGAAGCGTTTCGTGGAAAACGATTGGGACAGGCTATCCTTTCAATTGCTCAAACTGAACTACGTAAGCACGGTATCCATCGGTTTATGCTGTGGACTGAGCCAGATAACGATGCGATGCAAAAACTCGCCATTCGCTCCGGATTTCAGCAGGGCCCATTGTTTCATTGGATGCGTGCAGAACTCACATAA